CATGCCTGCGCGTACGGGATTTAGTTCGATGTAGCGATAACAGGAAAGCAGGTAGCGCTCGGAATCAATCAGGCTTGATTTATACCGCCCCTCCCAAAGAGTTCCTGTGCGTTTGTAAACGGTATTTACATGGCCGACGTAATTCCGGCCGAGAGATTGCATCAAGTTTGCGACAGCCCCCGTTTCCGCGGGAGTGAGCAACAGATGAACATGATTGGTCATAAGCACATAGGCGTGAAGGGCGCATTCGTACTTCGCTGCCGCTTTGCTCAGGCATTGGAGATAATACTCGTAGTCCTCGTCCGCAAAAAAACAGGCGGTCCGGTTGTTGCCGCGCTGGATCACATGCATCGGGACTCCGGCAATGTCAATCCTTGGTAAACGGGCCATGGGACTTCCTTACGAAAGATACGTTAAGTATTAAGGAACGGCCAGTAATAATATTTCTCTGATTGTTATCTTTTAGATCATCTACTTTAAAAAGGCAAGGGCGAAAAACCGGGGTGAAAAACCGGGGTCAGAGACATATTATTTGCGAACTTGCTGAAACCTCACGAGCGTAAATTACACAGGTAGAACAATCTGTCTCTGACCCCGGTTTACCCGGTTTACCATAGTTGCCGACATGGCAAAGTACAGCGGGATAAAGGTAATTCTCTTGTCCGGCAGCTCCGCGTACTGTCGCGTTGAAAGAACTATACCGTTGCCGCTGTTAGCGTAGCTTTT
Above is a genomic segment from Syntrophobacterales bacterium containing:
- a CDS encoding transposase gives rise to the protein MARLPRIDIAGVPMHVIQRGNNRTACFFADEDYEYYLQCLSKAAAKYECALHAYVLMTNHVHLLLTPAETGAVANLMQSLGRNYVGHVNTVYKRTGTLWEGRYKSSLIDSERYLLSCYRYIELNPVRAGMVMQAEGYRWSSYRVHAQGLPSNLLVDHPVFSALGKDEKERAKAYRGLFEHIDNSDIKLIRSETNRGGVVGSDLFKDEIERVLTRRVRPGKPGRPEKETRGII